A region from the Chrysoperla carnea chromosome 4, inChrCarn1.1, whole genome shotgun sequence genome encodes:
- the LOC123299037 gene encoding uncharacterized protein LOC123299037 — MEKLFVHLIRRSDEYFELAGLSEDKRLWFSLPDEHKNLYEHKVLSSKTTIKSAIAAIKPINGFRKIGIKLDEDLKKEYFDEDGNLSYKNYPLQESVVFLDVSEKLQEENFLIKRIKELELKLNDKDEIKLQNIEKKFVLDKYDKTQNPSEWFSKFESECDRNKIKSGTQMIEALRFFVAGSAKHWYEGNLKKFGLTNWSEWRNSFFSIFIDKGWTAVRKAYTYKYLGGSLIDYALTKENLCLEVESDSTMSSRINLIVMGLPSQVQDELDREDINTIKKLYNELRKLDGQYNKRSKENKPYDNRHEKTKLGESTKKKQIDIPLKKPCYMCEALGWKNRFHPSNECRNKILYAQKKESNLIETKSDSENEAEMMKMEIDRNSLN; from the coding sequence atggaaaaattgtttgtccACTTAATAAGAAGAAgcgatgaatattttgaattagctgGACTATCCGAAGATAAGCGGTTATGGTTTAGCTTACcagatgaacataaaaatttatatgaacataAGGTATTATCATCAAAAACCACCATTAAAAGTGCAATTGCTGCTATTAAACCGATTAATGGTTTCCGAAAAATTGGCATTAAATTAGATgaggatttgaaaaaagaatattttgatgaagatGGAAACCTTAGCTACAAAAACTATCCGTTACAGGAATCTGTAGTTTTTTTAGATGTGAGTGAAAAACtccaagaagaaaattttttaattaaaagaatcaaggaattagaattaaaattaaatgacaaagatgagataaaattgcaaaatatagaaaagaagTTTGTTCTTGATAAATATGACAAAACACAAAACCCTTCTGAGtggttttctaaatttgaaagtgaatgtgaccgaaataaaataaaaagtggtacCCAGATGATTGAAGCTTTACGATTTTTTGTCGCTGGATCGGCCAAACACTGGTAtgaaggaaatttgaaaaaatttggtctAACTAATTGGTCTGAATggcgaaattcatttttttccatttttattgacaaaggtTGGACAGCTGTCAGAAAAGCATATACCTATAAATACTTAGGCGGCTCATTGATCGATTAcgctttaacaaaagaaaatttatgtttagaagTAGAAAGTGATAGTACTATGAGTTCCAGAATAAACTTGATTGTAATGGGTTTACCATCTCAAGTTCAAGATGAGCTAGATCGCGAAGACAttaacactataaaaaaattatacaatgaacTCCGAAAGCTAGATGGtcaatataataaacgttcgaaagaaaataaaccatATGATAATcggcatgaaaaaacaaaattaggagaatcgactaaaaagaaacaaattgatatacCCTTGAAAAAACCATGCTACATGTGTGAAGCTCTTGGTtggaaaaatcgatttcatcCCTCTAACGAATGCCGAAATAAAATACTGTACGCTCAGAAAAAAgaatctaatttaattgaaacgaaatctgattcagaaaatgaggctgaaatgatgaaaatggaaattgaccGAAATTCTTTAAACTAG